Proteins co-encoded in one Brassica rapa cultivar Chiifu-401-42 chromosome A02, CAAS_Brap_v3.01, whole genome shotgun sequence genomic window:
- the LOC103854968 gene encoding signal recognition particle subunit SRP68 has translation MGKKENEMSAMEIDDPKLDGSDQILPRFSMNVLQLMKTSQAQHGLRRGDYARYRRYCSARLRRLYKSLKFTHGRGKYTRRAILESTVTNVRFLHVVFYMAERAWSHAMEKRQLPDGPNARQRIYLIGRLRKAVKWATLFSSLCSVKTDSRTSLEAEAYASYMKGTMLFEQDQNWETALACFKNARAVYEELGKYGDLENQVLCRERVEELEPSVQYCLHKIGKANLQTSDLLQIGEMEGPALDLFKAKIEAAMEEARSQQAASLTEFNWLGYRFPVSNPKSRVSILKAQELEKDLQGPTAESLPAEKKLTIFDKLFTAYNDARNTIRSDLVSAGNAESVKDELNGLDKAVGAVLGQRTIERNQLLVKIAKSKLNRKRDDKNEKVTKPEELVRLYDLLLQNVADLSDLVSSGRDRKPEEIAFEEECERKSLAFRAERCFYLGKSYSLAGKRVEAYALFCRARSLAEDALNKFQNIANKDEGTIQELKTLSRECRASSCIEHATGIMEEEKAPENLSKKISAISLNETATKAEKYLLDKLDVYESAVGDANTKMAPKIERFPPAFQSIPRNPIVLDLAYNCIEFPVLEERMKKGRGGFLRFFRSG, from the exons ATGGGGAAGAAGGAGAACGAGATGTCAGCAATGGAGATCGACGATCCGAAACTGGACGGCTCCGATCAGATCCTCCCTAGGTTCTCGATGAACG TTCTGCAGCTGATGAAGACTTCTCAGGCTCAGCATGGTCTGCGTCGTGGTGACTATGCTCGTTATCg GAGGTATTGCTCAGCACGGTTGAGGAGGCTATACAAGTCCTTGAAATTTACTCATGGCCGTGGCAAATACACTCGACGAGCCATTCTTGAATCAACTGTCACCAATGTTag GTTTCTTCATGTGGTTTTCTACATGGCGGAAAGAGCATGGAGCCATGCGATGGAGAAAAGACAGCTACCAGATGGGCCTAATGCACGGCAGCGGATTTATTTAATTGGGAGGCTGAGGAAGGCAGTTAAATGGGCTACGCTTTTCTCAAGTTTGTGCTCTGTTAAGACAGATTCCAGGACATCTCTTGAAGCTGAG GCATATGCTTCCTATATGAAAGGCACTATGTTGTTTGAGCAAGATCAAAATTGGGAAACTGCGTTGGCCTGTTTCAAAAACGCCAG AGCTGTTTATGAGGAACTAGGGAAATATGGTGATCTAGAGAACCAAGTTCTTTGCCGGGAACGAGTTGAGGAGCTTGAGCCTAGTGTTCAGTACTGCCTACACAAAATTGGCAAAGCAAACTTGCAGACATCTGACCTACTTCAGATTGGTGAGATGGAAGGCCCTGCCTTGGATCTTTTCAAAGCAAAGATAGAG GCTGCTATGGAAGAGGCCAGATCTCAACAGGCTGCATCTCTTACAGAGTTTAATTGGCTTGGCTACAGATTTCCAGTTTCCAACCCAAAATCTCGGGTTTCTATTTTGAAAG CCCAGGAACTTGAGAAGGATCTACAGGGCCCAACAGCAGAATCGCTCCCTGCAGAGAAAAAGCTAACCATATTTGATAAACTATTCACTGCATATAATGATGCGAGGAACACCATACGCAGTGACTTG GTAAGTGCAGGAAATGCTGAGTCTGTTAAAGATGAGCTAAATGGTCTGGACAAAGCTGTTGGAGCTGTGCTAGGACAGAGAACCATTGAAAGGAACCAGTTGTTGGTTAAAATAGCAAAGAGTAAACTAAACAGGAAGCGTGATGATAAGAATGAAAAGGTTACTAAGCCTGAGGAGCTTGTTCGATTGTATGACCTTCTATTACAG AATGTCGCTGATCTTTCTGATCTCGTTAGCTCTGGACGAGACAGGAAACCCGAAGAGATTGCCTTCGAAGAAGAGTGTGAACGCAAAAGCTTAGCCTTTCGTGCTGAAAG GTGCTTCTACTTGGGAAAGTCATATAGTCTAGCAGGAAAAAGGGTTGAAGCATATGCCTTGTTTTGCCGTGCCCGGTCTCTTGCTGAAGATGCCCTGAACAAGTTTCAGAACATAGCAAACAAAGACGAG GGAACAATCCAGGAATTGAAGACACTGAGCAGAGAATGCAGAGCTAGTAGTTGCATAGAACATGCGACGGGGATAATGGAGGAAGAGAAGGCGCCAGAGAATCTGTCAAAGAAAATCTCAGCTATATCACTAAACGAGACAGCCACTAAG GCGGAGAAATACTTGTTAGACAAACTGGATGTGTATGAATCAGCGGTTGGAGATGCAAACACAAAGATGGCCCCAAAGATTGAACGGTTCCCACCAGCATTCCAATCGATACCTCGTAATCCAATTGTGCTAGACCTCGCCTACAATTGCATAGAGTTCCCGGTTCTTGAAGAGAGGATGAAGAAAGGCCGGGGAGGTTTCTTGAGGTTTTTCAGAtcaggttaa